The following proteins come from a genomic window of Sesamum indicum cultivar Zhongzhi No. 13 linkage group LG10, S_indicum_v1.0, whole genome shotgun sequence:
- the LOC105172770 gene encoding uncharacterized protein LOC105172770, which produces MGDGEMAMIEFLRKNVDMFSWSLSDFTGIDLEIIVHRLNVDPTVRLVQQRKRSFGSDKNEIIRQEVTSYSRLDLNKPCPKDPYPLPRIDVMSAGATYQRLVNKMFGDLLRKTMQVYVDDMLVKSKRSQDHPEHLKQAFSIMRSEPREDSGHHELTIADHDPRRAEVDKKIASLNRFISRSADRSLPFFKVLRKSKSFEWIEEYGKALQELKEYLTKPPLLANPKEEETLFLYLAVSENAVSLVLVRDEGWSQNPIYYLSKMLQGAESRYSEMEKLTLTLVVTARMLRPYFQSHKVVVLTNHPLKHVISRLEASGRLIKWTVALGQYDVDYQPRTAQKAQVLADFVTELSSDSELPQAAEGQSCKWMLHIDGSSNADNGGAGILIQGPKKMEIEVAARLSFPVTNNEAEYGTLILGLELA; this is translated from the exons ATGGGGGACGGAGAGATGGCCATGATCGAATTTCTGAGGAAAAATGTGGACATGTTTTCTTGGAGCCTATCAGACTTTACGGGGATAGACCTAGAAATAATTGTACACAGGCTGAACGTAGATCCTACAGTCCGACTGGTACAACAGAGAAAGAGGTCGTTCGGGAGCGACAAGAACGAGATCATCAGGCAGGAGGTCACAAGTTACTCAAGGCTGGATCTGAATAAACCCTGCCCAAAGGACCCATACCCCTTGCCAAGGATCGATGTTATG AGTGCAGGCGCAACTTACCAGCGGCTGGTGAACAAGATGTTTGGCGACCTGCTCAGAAAAACAATGCAAGTTTATGTCGATGATATGCTAGTCAAGAGCAAGAGGTCGCAAGATCATCCTGAGCATCTTAAACAAGCATTCAGCATAATGAGATC CGAGCCCCGAGAAGATTCAGGCCATCATGAGCTTACGATCGCCGACCACGATCCAAGACGTGCAGAAGTTGACAAGAAAATTGCCTCCTTGAATAGGTTTATTTCGCGATCAGCAGATCGAAGCCTCCCTTTCTTTAAAGTCCTGAGGAAATCCAAGAGCTTCGAATGGATTGAAGAATACGGGAAGGCGCTACAAGAACTAAAGGAATATCTGACAAAACCCCCCTTGCTTGCTAACccaaaggaagaagaaacactatttttgtatttagcTGTATCAGAAAATGCGGTCAGCTTGGTGTTAGTGCGGGATGAAGGATGGAGCCAAAATCCGATATACTACCTCAGCAAGATGCTTCAAGGTGCAGAATCAAGGTATTCAGAGATGGAGAAGTTAACACTCACCTTGGTTGTTACAGCTCGAATGTTGAGACCTTATTTTCAATCGCATAAAGTGGTGGTACTGACGAATCATCCTCTAAAACACGTGATATCGCGACTAGAGGCTTCCGGGAGGTTGATCAAGTGGACTGTTGCATTGGGACAGTATGACGTTGACTATCAGCCCAGGACCGCACAGAAAGCGCAAGTCCTGGCAGATTTTGTGACGGAACTATCTAGTGATTCTGAATTGCCTCAAGCTGCTGAAGGGCAAAGTTGTAAATGGATGCTACATATAGACGGATCATCAAATGCTGACAATGGAGGAGCAGGCATATTGATCCAAGGACCCAAGAAAATGGAGATCGAAGTAGCAGCTCGCCTATCTTTCCCAGTCACCAACAATGAAGCAGAATACGGAACACTTATTCTGGGATTAGAACTTGCGTAG
- the LOC105172771 gene encoding uncharacterized protein LOC105172771, with amino-acid sequence MSREKALMMVENADVLKWPRHTKYTPSKKFSNKYCRFHREKGHNTEECFQLKDEIERLVRQGYFPDQVPTSCKINKDEIRRSRSRSRDRNPGPPRAEKAPPSRSNAPMKGVIYTIGGGSSAGDSDGTRKRCARTLGSNRGRKFVLKVEEEEVISFDSSNKPRDIGMMKDPMVVKLDIANFTVHKVLVDSGSSTDIIFKNVVDEIGLENARLELVKTPLVGFGGSEVTSLGVIELLVSMGEEPKRKTLMVKFLVVDTPFAYNMIIGRPGLNLFRAVISTYHMKMKFSTEKGIGEVASDQKEARKCCNL; translated from the coding sequence ATGTCGCGTGAAAAGGCCTTGATGATGGTCGAGAATGCAGATGTGCTAAAGTGGCCAAGGCACACCAAGTATACCCCCTCCaagaaattttctaacaaGTATTGCAGATTTCATCGTGAGAAGGGACACAACACAGAGGAATGCTTTCAACTGAAGGATGAGATAGAAAGGCTGGTGAGACAAGGGTATTTTCCTGATCAAGTCCCTACTAGTTGTAAGATCAATAAAGATGAGATCAGGAGGAGCAGGTCAAGAAGCCGGGATCGAAACCCTGGCCCCCCCAGAGCAGAGAAGGCCCCACCTAGCAGAAGCAATGCGCCGATGAAAGGGGTGATATATACAATTGGGGGAGGTTCTAGTGCCGGAGATTCGGATGGAACTAGGAAAAGGTGCGCAAGAACGCTCGGATCGAACAGAGGGAGAAAATTTGTGCTGAAAGTTGAGGAAGAAGAGGTTATTTCTTTTGATAGTTCTAATAAACCAAGAGACATTGGAATGATGAAGGACCCGATGGTCGTCAAGCTAGACATTGCAAATTTCACTGTTCATAAAGTGTTGGTTGATAGTGGGAGCTCGACCGATATCATATTCAAGAATGTGGTTGATGAGATAGGGTTAGAAAATGCCCGCCTCGAGCTGGTGAAGACCCCTTTGGTAGGATTCGGTGGAAGCGAAGTGACGTCGCTGGGCGTGATCGAGCTGCTAGTATCCATGGGTGAAGAGCCTAAGCGAAAAACTTTGATGGTGAAATTTTTGGTGGTAGATACCCCATTCGCGTATAATATGATTATTGGCAGACCAGGCTTAAATTTGTTCAGAGCAGTCATCTCCACCTATCACATGAAGATGAAATTCTCTACAGAAAAAGGGATAGGAGAAGTAGCTAGCGACCAGAAGGAAGCTCGAAAGTGTTGCAATCTGTAG